In Bos mutus isolate GX-2022 chromosome 2, NWIPB_WYAK_1.1, whole genome shotgun sequence, one DNA window encodes the following:
- the SFT2D3 gene encoding vesicle transport protein SFT2C, producing MADLNRQLQEYLAQGKAGGPAAAEPLLAAGEAKESAAGAGAWFSRVGLRWTWTQSPAEPAAGQTCLPSVTRTQRLAASGVCLLLAALCFGLAALYAPVLLLRARKFALLWSLGSALALAGGTLLRGGAACGRLLRGEEAPSRPALLYVFALGVTLYAALCLRSTLLTALGACAQVAALLAALLGVLPRGAGTALRITLGRLGPGAALAKALPV from the coding sequence ATGGCGGACCTCAACCGCCAGCTGCAGGAATATCTGGCGCAGGGGAAAGCGGGCGGCCCTGCGGCCGCGGAGCCACTGCTCGCCGCGGGAGAGGCGAAGGAGTCCGCGGCGGGGGCCGGGGCGTGGTTCAGCCGCGTAGGCCTGCGCTGGACGTGGACACAGAGCCCCGCGGAGCCGGCGGCGGGACAGACGTGCCTGCCCAGCGTGACGCGCACTCAGCGGCTGGCGGCGAGTGGCGTGTGCCTGCTGCTGGCTGCGCTCTGCTTCGGCCTGGCCGCACTCTACgcgcctgtgctgctgctgcgcGCCCGGAAGTTCGCGCTGCTGTGGTCGCTGGGCTCGGCGTTGGCACTAGCAGGAGGCACACTACTGCGAGGCGGCGCAGCGTGTGGACGCCTGCTGCGCGGCGAGGAGGCGCCCTCGCGGCCCGCGCTGCTCTACGTGTTTGCGCTAGGCGTGACGCTATACGCGGCGCTGTGTTTGCGGAGTACGTTGCTCACAGCGCTGGGCGCCTGCGCACAAGTGGCCGCACTGCTGGCCGCGTTGCTGGGCGTGCTTCCCCGGGGCGCGGGCACCGCTTTGCGCATCACACTCGGGCGCTTGGGCCCGGGCGCCGCCCTCGCCAAGGCGCTCCCCGTTTGA